The following nucleotide sequence is from Acinetobacter equi.
TTTTAAAATCATCATAAGGTCTCATATTATATGAAATTAAAGGGTGATTAATCTCGAATTAAAGTAAATTATTATTGTGTGCCTGAATAGGTGGCGGGGTTTGTTTTCCTAGTGTGCCTAATAATTCAATTTCAATTGTACGAACCATTGCATCTAAAGGAAGATCATTACTTTGTGTACCAAAAGGTTCTTCAATTTCAGAGCTAAGTGCATCTAAACCTAAGAATGTATAAGCCAAAATACCGACCAATAATGGAGTCGCTAAACCTAAGGTAGACCCTAAGCTAAATGGCAGCATAAAACAGAAAAAATATACAGTACGATTGAGCAGAACTGAATAAGCAAAAGGCAAAGGTGTTGTCGCGATACGATCACAACCTGTTTGTACAAGGCTAAGTTCAGTCACATGATTATTCATTTGCGTATAAATAATATCTGAAATTTCACCTTCTTTGAGTGCTTGCATAAGCTCCCACTGAATTAAACTTAAGGTATATTGTGGCGCATTGACCTGCTGATAAAGTTGAGAAAGTGCTTGTGGGCTCATACCACTTGTTGCAATAAGTTCGGTTGGATTGGCAGTTTGCTGTCTTAAACGATCACGAAGCACATTGGCAAAGACAATAACATGTTGAATAACACGTTCACGTCGCCCTTGACTGAGCATACGACAATCACGATCAAAATGACGTGCATTGGCAATCAGCATCCCCCAAAGTTTACGTGCTTCCCACCAACGGTCATAACATGCTGAGTTTTTAAAGCCTAAGAAAATAGAAAGAACAACCCCAATAAGGGTAAAACCAACCAAAGGTAATTCTGGAAAATTAAAATGTCCGGCATGAGCAAGCCCGCCTACGACCGTAGATAAAAGTACAACAAAACCTAGGGGTGGAAGCACTTTGGGTAAAATGGTTCCACTCCATGAGAAGAGTATTTTAAATACGCTAGGTTGTTCGCGAACAATCATTTATTAGAATCATCTATATTTTTTGCTGATATTCGTATCTTGTGATGAATTTGTCAATCCTTAAACTTTATTTATAAATTGTTTTTTAGGAGAGATTGTTCAGCAAATGAAAGACATCCCTCTGAAGTGATGATGCAGTGATCAATTAATTCAATATCTACAAGCTGACAAGCCTGTTGAATTTTTTCTGTTAATGCAATATCAGCGGTTGATGGTATAGGTAGACCTAGAGGATGGTTATGTGCAATAACAATAAAAGTGGCTTGTTCTATAATGCAGTATCTAAGTAATGTATTAATAGAAATTTCACAGGAATTTAAAGATCCAAAAAATAGCTTTTTAAAATGCAATTTTCTTAAATTTGCATCTAAGCAAAGTACAGCAAAAGTTTCATGCGTTTCTCCAAGTAATTCAAATTTTAAATAATCTAAAAGTAATGTTGAATTGGATAGTTCTAGTTTTTCTTGTTTTAAATGTTCAGAGATATAACGTTTTCCTAATTCTTTAACTGCCATAATTTGGGCATATTTTGTAGGTCCAATACCGTGAAATTTTTTAAAATCTTCATATGGGGCATCAAGTAACGTCATGAGCTGTCCAAAATGTTGAATCAATATACGAGCCAGTTCAACAGCTGAATGTTGTTGTGAGCCTGAACGCAGAAAAATGGCAATCAATTCAGCATCGGATAAGTTAGAAGCACCAAATTGTAGAAGACGTTCACGCGGTCTTTCATTTTCAGGCCAGTTTTTTATAGAAATGATCATGTTTTTTATACTTTTTATTATGATGAAAAGATTAATTCCAAGTACAAGTCTTGGGAAAGATTTTATTTAATGATATTGTGAGCGCCACTGCAACAGAAAGGTAGCCTGTTTGTGAGTTTTGATTTAAGTGTAATTCCTAATAAAAATATTGTGTTGGCTGTAACAGGTGGTATTGCTGCTTATAAAAGTGCAATTCTGGTACGTCGTTTAAAAGATGCAGGATTTAATATTCGTGTTGTTATGACTCAAGGTGCATTGGCATTTATTACGCCTTTAACCTTTCAAGCACTTTCGGGAAATCCAGTACATACTGAATTACTTAATCCTGAAGCTGAAGCAGGAATGGGGCATATTGAATTAGCACGATGGGCCGATCTTTTATTGGTTGCACCTGCAACATGTGACACCTTAGCAAAATTTGCAACAGGGTTAGCAGATGATTTGTTATCTACATTATATTTAGCAACAAAAGCACCTGTTTGGGTGGTGCCTGCTATGAATCAGCAGATGTGGGCGGCAAAAGCAACACAGCGTAATTTGGCGACATTGGTAGATGATGGCGTACATGTCATTATGCCTGATTCAGGTTCACAAGCATGTGGTGATGTTGGTTTAGGTCGTATGCCTGAGCCTGAAGCAATTGCGTATCAAGTCAAAGCATATTTCCATCAAGCACAACGTGCTATTGCTGAAAAATTTGGTTTGCTGGCAGGTAAACGCGTAGCGATTACTGCGGGTCCAACAAGAGAAGCAATTGATCCTGTACGCTATATTTCAAACCATAGTACAGGAAAAATGGGCTTTGCCTTAGCCGCTGCATGTTATGCGGCAGGTGCAAAAGTAACGCTCATAGCAGGTCCTGTGAGTTTAGATACACCAAATGGCGTACGCCGTGTAAATGTACAGTCAGCATTACAAATGCTAGATCAAAGTTTGGCGCAGTTACAAGAAGGATGCGATATTTTTATTGCAACAGCTGCTGTGGCAGATTATCGAGTTGCGGAAGTTGCTGAGCATAAAATTAAAAAATCAGGTGATGAGCTTGCTGTAAATTTGGTGAAAAATCCAGATATTGTGGCAACGATTGCACAGCAAGAAAAACGGCCATTTATGGTGGGGTTTGCTGCTGAAACACGTCAGGTTGAAGAGTATGCGGCAGGCAAATTGGTTGCTAAAAAACTAGATATGATTGCATGTAATGATGTTTCACGTGCAGATATTGGTTTTGCATCAGATCAAAATGCTATGACTGTTTTCTTCGCAGATCAATATCAACTAGATAAACGTGATTTGGAAAAAGCATCAAAACAAGAAATTTCTCAACAACTTGTTGAAGCAATTCATGATGCATTACATTTTAATTCATTGAAAAAAGATGAATTGTAAATTTTCTTGATGATTTTGATTTGAAAAAAATGCAGCTTAGGCTGCATTTTTTCTGATTTGGAAGTGATTTTCTCATCCCCAATAAAAACGGATAATATGGAAGAAGATTGGAGCAGAAAAGCAAATAGAATCAATACGATCTAACATACCACCATGACCTTGAATTAGATTTCCCCAATCTTTTACACCTCGGTCTCGCTTAATTGCAGACATAACAAGTCCACCAAAGAAACCAAAAATGCAGACAATAAAGCCAATTAATGTTGCTTGCCAATAATTAAAAGGAGTGAGCCATGACATTGCTACGCCTAGAGCAACGGCTAAAAAAATTCCACCCAATAGTCCCTCTACTGTTTTTGATGGGGATAGCATTGGAGCAACTTTATGCTTACCAAAAAGTTTTCCACAAACATACTGTAGAACATCAGAAACCTGAACAACCATAATGAGCCAAATAGCGAGCCAAATTTTCTCACCACTAAAGCCTGTTACTTTCAGGTTAAGTAGGGCAGGCACATGTGAAATACAGAAAACACTAATCATTAATCCCCATTGAATTTTGGAGCTGCGCTCTAAAAAATGCGTGGTATCTTCTGCTTTTAAACTGGCAATTGG
It contains:
- a CDS encoding bestrophin family protein, translating into MIVREQPSVFKILFSWSGTILPKVLPPLGFVVLLSTVVGGLAHAGHFNFPELPLVGFTLIGVVLSIFLGFKNSACYDRWWEARKLWGMLIANARHFDRDCRMLSQGRRERVIQHVIVFANVLRDRLRQQTANPTELIATSGMSPQALSQLYQQVNAPQYTLSLIQWELMQALKEGEISDIIYTQMNNHVTELSLVQTGCDRIATTPLPFAYSVLLNRTVYFFCFMLPFSLGSTLGLATPLLVGILAYTFLGLDALSSEIEEPFGTQSNDLPLDAMVRTIEIELLGTLGKQTPPPIQAHNNNLL
- the radC gene encoding RadC family protein, coding for MIISIKNWPENERPRERLLQFGASNLSDAELIAIFLRSGSQQHSAVELARILIQHFGQLMTLLDAPYEDFKKFHGIGPTKYAQIMAVKELGKRYISEHLKQEKLELSNSTLLLDYLKFELLGETHETFAVLCLDANLRKLHFKKLFFGSLNSCEISINTLLRYCIIEQATFIVIAHNHPLGLPIPSTADIALTEKIQQACQLVDIELIDHCIITSEGCLSFAEQSLLKNNL
- the coaBC gene encoding bifunctional phosphopantothenoylcysteine decarboxylase/phosphopantothenate--cysteine ligase CoaBC — translated: MSFDLSVIPNKNIVLAVTGGIAAYKSAILVRRLKDAGFNIRVVMTQGALAFITPLTFQALSGNPVHTELLNPEAEAGMGHIELARWADLLLVAPATCDTLAKFATGLADDLLSTLYLATKAPVWVVPAMNQQMWAAKATQRNLATLVDDGVHVIMPDSGSQACGDVGLGRMPEPEAIAYQVKAYFHQAQRAIAEKFGLLAGKRVAITAGPTREAIDPVRYISNHSTGKMGFALAAACYAAGAKVTLIAGPVSLDTPNGVRRVNVQSALQMLDQSLAQLQEGCDIFIATAAVADYRVAEVAEHKIKKSGDELAVNLVKNPDIVATIAQQEKRPFMVGFAAETRQVEEYAAGKLVAKKLDMIACNDVSRADIGFASDQNAMTVFFADQYQLDKRDLEKASKQEISQQLVEAIHDALHFNSLKKDEL
- a CDS encoding phosphatidate cytidylyltransferase → MLFGVFTLILMIASSIGFILKRKAGTKPAPVIDNLIARINAWWVMVIILAVAITLGTTAFIVLFAIISFFALREFISLLPTRRGDYFPLLIAFYFVIPYQYFLIYSNWYGLYSIFIPLYVFLLIPIASLKAEDTTHFLERSSKIQWGLMISVFCISHVPALLNLKVTGFSGEKIWLAIWLIMVVQVSDVLQYVCGKLFGKHKVAPMLSPSKTVEGLLGGIFLAVALGVAMSWLTPFNYWQATLIGFIVCIFGFFGGLVMSAIKRDRGVKDWGNLIQGHGGMLDRIDSICFSAPIFFHIIRFYWG